In Passer domesticus isolate bPasDom1 chromosome 7, bPasDom1.hap1, whole genome shotgun sequence, one genomic interval encodes:
- the ERICH3 gene encoding glutamate-rich protein 3 isoform X7, giving the protein MEHHHQLGLKKRLDYSMRKEMMQPVKMEQSMGEVVHMYSPHPPVAPRNHHALCPLVSGERSGRSQGRAPRFGVDYDGGRCSLYRRTKEPACCKVSSLRPNTAPGNVQQPPRLQPLLGWAAAGSVSKASKQKCHALEHYQQFACGGESSELTFRNPMDYMAGMSPYQPPASKRRRRRVVPVPPPRPHVGDRCIPGIRRGLPVERWFHSTTGFNEQFLINNTKGFPKSPLCSNALVTMIYLGKSKHVSLRDYKDEIKVYQQYCGTENICVYKGDLLEGDTFQFISKRYLGYPFSLTFYLNGLQVDRLSCCCEYRGFQCKRPARLRRKNTYFRVLHVAGAPPCYRCFLAMGLDKKLFPPKRKIKYYTRSHMCGCSPNCAHSEPCDSSMVQKSIEGSVSLTIPSQEESVQTIDETLESEEESSEEDDDDEEEDEEEEMEDQSYEETEATTTQENTSESEYDEDFEADEEVNEEGQTGHQMNGMTESSSDDKNHNLDYGKETETSSQKALQASGCEKDESGRYSGDRDSEHDVPERRPADSFSSMSTQCSTETDSHAEMKADNVKCKEDYNIKSTSDSAAHAHYGNENGEKKLLRVEENQENSSLEKKGIDEAEKTKPEDLTAREDTRIFHENIMAMQHENPEVNGEFKHTGSGESNINEEEKYPSVPWDSRVLNNEDGNEDSPWCEEGGVFEDCKPVQEEIAKATGNDHPVNSDPEPGDLCASEEEKNTANTEHAASEAADGSFLAEGRSSPDVQEAAAAQAAPAGEATGPGQGLEQHGAAEGGAGSREAAGKAAGAADSLPQAGTGAALRESAPQEGAVAEEHPRGQGAGEAGQLGTEVSPGEQEVLLEGMEREVALGTAAGEGPAGALPAREADTAVPRGQEGAGGTGGEEEAAEEGSRGAAGPPAEEEVGEAVSGAGETLGQGGSAGKDTMVGAVSEGEEPAEDADVAADGKARAVGPEGEKVGEEEFSEGEEAMGKPGALWEALGDVETGEAMSGGEGFVKPSQFSELKVSGQECMEMGKAVPGAAAALESAQALQREENTVEESVEPDKGPVLEVAPGLGALGGARGDPVTEGSQEERLAVQEEEGAAEALGSGKPSEGSKAETERAVEGEPEGEVVGGSAGAAGAGSGDEEEGADGAAGSKEPAAGTEGWLRCGQVRGEGRCPGEGLLGEAAPGLCGTRAGEPGLVAIAVLGGRAGRGALAGGPAEAGAGGAGTGAMAQEGVIGAVLGAQSGTAPAGPEEAAAGEGLAGEGLAGEGLAGEGLAGAPGAGGAAGGCEGRQRGEDGRQEEGMEQAALKAEGEQPCGNAVAGVSARAGAAAGEQGQHSPVGASPAVPAAADAGERSRSCRQDSENPDPLIMSSEQDGEETLL; this is encoded by the exons ATGGAG CATCATCATCAGCTGGGGCTGAAAAAGAGACTTGATTATTCTATGAGGAAAGAGATGATGCAGCCAGTCAAG aTGGAGCAATCAATGGGAGAAGTTGTCCATATGTACTCCCCACACCCACCAGTCGCTCCCAGGAACCACCACGCGCTCTGTCCTTTGGTGTCTGGAGAACGAAGTGGTCGCTCACAAGGG AGGGCACCTAGATTTGGAGTTGATTATGATGGTGGACGTTGTTCTCTTTATCGCCGAACCAAGGAGCCTGCCTGCTGTAAGGTG AGTTCCTTGCGACCAAATACAGCTCCAGGAAATGTACAGCAGCCCCCTCGCCTCCAGCCCCTTcttggctgggctgcagcagggtctgtATCAAAGGCTTCCAAACAGAAGTGCCATGCACTGGAACATTATCAGCAGTTTGCCTGTGGG gGGGAGAGCAGTGAGTTAACGTTTAGGAACCCAATGGACTACATGGCTGGCATGTCACCCTACCAGCCCCCTGCCAGCAAGCGCCGTCGTCGTCGTGTGGTGCCAGTGCCACCGCCCCGCCCGCACGTAGGGGACAGGTGCATCCCTGGGATCAGACGTGGGCTGCCCGTAGAGAGATGGTTTCACTCCACCACTGGATTCAATGAGCAGTTTTTGATCAAT aataCCAAAGGGTTCCCCAAGTCCCCATTGTGCAGCAACGCCTTGGTCACCATGATCTACCTAGGAAAGAGTAAGCATGTGTCTCTCCGTGATTACAAGGATGAAATCAAAGTCTATCAGCAATACTGTGGAACAGAAAACATTTGTGTCTATAAAGGCGACCTGTTGGAAGGAG ATACCTTCCAGTTCATCTCTAAGAGGTACCTCGGTTACCCATTCAGCCTCACCTTTTATCTCAACGGGCTCCAAGTGgacaggctgagctgctgctgtgagtaCAGAGGCTTTCAGTGTAAGAGGCCTGCCCGGCTGCGGCGCAAAAACACCTACTTCAGGGTGCTCCATGTGGCAGGAGCACCTCCTTGCTACAG GTGCTTTCTTGCGATGGGCCTGGACAAAAAGCTGTTCCCTCCCAAGAGGAAGATTAAGTACTATACGAGGTCACACATGTGTGGCTGTTCTCCTAACTGCGCGCACAGCGAgccctgtgacagcagcatggTGCAGAAATCAATTGAAGGCTCAGTGTCACTCACCATACCGAGCCAGGAAGAAAGTGTGCAAACTATTGACGAAACACTGGAGTCTGAAGAGGAGTCCAGCgaagaagatgatgatgatgaagaagaagatgaagaagaagaaatggaAGACCAATCTTATGAGGAGACCGAAGCCACCACCACTCAGGAAAACACCAGTGAAAGTG AATATGATGAAGATTTTGAAGCAGATGAAGAAGTTAATGAAGAGGGACAGACTGGTCATCAAATGAATGGAATGACAGAGTCATCCTCAGATGATAAAAACCATAATTTAGACTATGGAAAGGAGACTGAAACCTCATCTCAGAAGGCACTGCAGGCCTCTGGCTGTGAGAAAGATGAAAGTGGCAGATATTCTGGTGACAGGGACTCTGAACATGATGTACCAG AGAGAAGGCCTGCAGACTCTTTCTCATCCATGAGCACTCAGTGCAGCACTGAGACTGACTCTCATGCTGAAATGAAGGCAGACAATGTGAAGTGCAAAGAGGACTACAATATCAAAAGTACATCTGATAGTGCAGCACATGCACACTATGGAAATGAGAATGGGGAGAAGAAACTGCTCAGAGTGGAGGAAAATCAGGAGAATTCTTcactggaaaagaaaggaatagatgaagcagaaaagacaaaaccagaagATCTAACAGCAAGGGAAGATACTAGAATTTTTCATGAAAACATAATGGCAATGCAGCATGAAAACCCTGAGGTTAATGGGGAATTCAAACACACTGGGTCAGGAGAAAGTAACATTAATGAGGAGGAGAAATATCCTTCCGTGCCTTGGGATAGCAGAGTATTGAACAATGAGGATGGCAACGAAGACTCTCCTTGGTGTGAGGAAGGAGGTG TTTTTGAAGATTGCAAACCAGTCCAGGAGGAGATAGCAAAAGCAACTGGAAATGATCATCCTGTGAATTCTGACCCTGAGCCTGGTGATTTGTGTGCCAGTGAGGAAGAAAAGAACACAGCAAACACAGAGCATGCTGCCAGTGAAG CAGCAGATGGAAGTTTCCTGGCCGaagggaggagcagccctgacgtgcaggaggcagcagcagcacaggcggCACCCGCAGGGGAGGCGACAGGGCCGGGACAAGGCCTGGAGCAGCACGGTGCTGCTGAGGGAGGCGCTGGCAGCCGGGAGGCCGCAGGAAAAGCCGCAGGGGCGGCGGATTCgctgccccaggcaggcacGGGGGCTGCGCTGCGGGAATCCGCACCGCAGGAAGGCGCCGTGGCAGAGGAACATCCccggggacagggagcaggggaggcagggcagctgggcacagaggtgtcacctggggagcaggaggtgctgctggaggggatggagagagaggtggcactgggaacAGCTGCGGGAGAGGGGccagctggggcactgccagcacggGAGGCAGACACAGCCGTGCCccgggggcaggagggggctgggggcaccggtggggaggaggaggctgcagaggaaggctccagaggagcagcagggcccccagcagaggaggaggtgggTGAGGCAGTGTCCGGGGCAGGGGAgaccctggggcagggagggtcTGCAGGGAAGGACACGATGGTGGGTGCTGTGTCAGAGGGAGAGGAGCCTGCGGAGGATGCTGATGTGGCAGCAGATGGGAAGGCCAGAGCTGTGGGCCCTGAAGGAGAAAAGGTTGGTGAAGAAGAGTTTTCTGAAGGGGAGGAGGCTATGGGGAAGCCTGGGGCTCTCTGGGAAGCCCTAGGGGATGTGGAAACAGGAGAAGCAATGTCTGGAGGGGAAGGGTTTGTAAAGCCAAGTCAGTTTTCCGAGCTGAAAGTGTCAGGGCAAGAGTGTATGGAGATGGGGAaagctgtcccaggagctgcagcagcgctTGAGAGTGCTCAGGCTCtccagagagaggagaacacGGTGGAAGAGTCTGTGGAGCCTGACAAGGGTCCTGTACTGGAAGTGGCACCTGGGTTAGGGGCACTGGGCGGTGCTCGGGGGGATCCTGTCACTGAAGGGTCACAGGAGGAGAGGCTGgcagtgcaggaggaggagggtgcaGCAGAAGCACTTGGGAGTGGAAAGCCATCTGAGGGCAGCAaggcagagacagagagagcAGTGGAAGGAGAACCCGAAGGAGAGGTGGTGGGAGGGTCTGCAGGGGCGGCCGGAGCGGGCTCGGGGGATGAAGAGGAGGGCGCAGATGGAGCAGCAGGTTCAAAGGAGCCGGCAGCTGGGACGGAGGGGTGGCTGAGGTGTGGGCAAgtgagaggggaggggag GTGTCCcggggaggggctgctgggcgAGGCGGCGCCGGGGCTGTGCGGGACCCGCGCCGGGGAGCCCGGGCTGGTGGCCATCGCTGTGCTGGGCGGCCGGGCCGGCCGAGGAGCCCTGGCCGGGGGCccggcagaggctggggctggcggggcgggcacgggggCGATGGCACAGGAGGGCGTGAtaggagcagtgctgggggcacagagcggGACAGCGCCGGCAGGGCCAGAGGAGGCGGCGGCCGGGGAAGGGCTGGCCGGGGAAGGGCTGGCCGGGGAAGGGCTGGCCGGGGAAGGGCTGGCCGGGGCACCTGGGGCTggcggggcagcgggcgggtgCGAGGGCCGGCAGCGGGGCGAGGACGGGCGGCAGGAGGAGGGCATGGAGCAGGCAGCGCTGAAAGCCGAGggggagcagccctgtggaAACGCGGTGGCGGGTGTCTCGGCGAGGGCAGGGGCcgctgctggggagcaggggcagcacagcccggTCGGAGCGAGCCCAGCTGTCCCGGCAGCCGCCGACGCGGGCGAGAGGAGCCGCAGTTGCCGGCAG GATAGTGAAAACCCAGACCCACTCATCATGTCCTCAGAACAGGATGGGGAAGAAACTCTGCTCTGA
- the ERICH3 gene encoding glutamate-rich protein 3 isoform X4, giving the protein MSAPQPRILETYNSLTDKHLVGYFSNARIRRHLQKSGLISRSGRIIPEKEYRLNALRRSHQRHVQECLADAIYQKHHHQLGLKKRLDYSMRKEMMQPVKMEQSMGEVVHMYSPHPPVAPRNHHALCPLVSGERSGRSQGRAPRFGVDYDGGRCSLYRRTKEPACCKVSSLRPNTAPGNVQQPPRLQPLLGWAAAGSVSKASKQKCHALEHYQQFACGGESSELTFRNPMDYMAGMSPYQPPASKRRRRRVVPVPPPRPHVGDRCIPGIRRGLPVERWFHSTTGFNEQFLINNTKGFPKSPLCSNALVTMIYLGKSKHVSLRDYKDEIKVYQQYCGTENICVYKGDLLEGDTFQFISKRYLGYPFSLTFYLNGLQVDRLSCCCEYRGFQCKRPARLRRKNTYFRVLHVAGAPPCYRCFLAMGLDKKLFPPKRKIKYYTRSHMCGCSPNCAHSEPCDSSMVQKSIEGSVSLTIPSQEESVQTIDETLESEEESSEEDDDDEEEDEEEEMEDQSYEETEATTTQENTSESEYDEDFEADEEVNEEGQTGHQMNGMTESSSDDKNHNLDYGKETETSSQKALQASGCEKDESGRYSGDRDSEHDVPERRPADSFSSMSTQCSTETDSHAEMKADNVKCKEDYNIKSTSDSAAHAHYGNENGEKKLLRVEENQENSSLEKKGIDEAEKTKPEDLTAREDTRIFHENIMAMQHENPEVNGEFKHTGSGESNINEEEKYPSVPWDSRVLNNEDGNEDSPWCEEGGVFEDCKPVQEEIAKATGNDHPVNSDPEPGDLCASEEEKNTANTEHAASEAADGSFLAEGRSSPDVQEAAAAQAAPAGEATGPGQGLEQHGAAEGGAGSREAAGKAAGAADSLPQAGTGAALRESAPQEGAVAEEHPRGQGAGEAGQLGTEVSPGEQEVLLEGMEREVALGTAAGEGPAGALPAREADTAVPRGQEGAGGTGGEEEAAEEGSRGAAGPPAEEEVGEAVSGAGETLGQGGSAGKDTMVGAVSEGEEPAEDADVAADGKARAVGPEGEKVGEEEFSEGEEAMGKPGALWEALGDVETGEAMSGGEGFVKPSQFSELKVSGQECMEMGKAVPGAAAALESAQALQREENTVEESVEPDKGPVLEVAPGLGALGGARGDPVTEGSQEERLAVQEEEGAAEALGSGKPSEGSKAETERAVEGEPEGEVVGGSAGAAGAGSGDEEEGADGAAGSKEPAAGTEGWLRCGQVRGEGRCPGEGLLGEAAPGLCGTRAGEPGLVAIAVLGGRAGRGALAGGPAEAGAGGAGTGAMAQEGVIGAVLGAQSGTAPAGPEEAAAGEGLAGEGLAGEGLAGEGLAGAPGAGGAAGGCEGRQRGEDGRQEEGMEQAALKAEGEQPCGNAVAGVSARAGAAAGEQGQHSPVGASPAVPAAADAGERSRSCRQDSENPDPLIMSSEQDGEETLL; this is encoded by the exons atgagcgccccgcagccccg taTTCTTGAAACCTATAACAGTCTTACAGACAAACACCTGGTTGGATATTTCAGCAATGCCAGGATAAGACGACATCTTCAGAAATCAGGACTG ATCTCAAGGAGTGGAAGAATAATACCCGAGAAGGAATACCGTCTCAATGCCCTAAGGAGGAGCCACCAGAGACACGTCCAGGAGTGCTTGGCTGATGCCATATATCAAAAG CATCATCATCAGCTGGGGCTGAAAAAGAGACTTGATTATTCTATGAGGAAAGAGATGATGCAGCCAGTCAAG aTGGAGCAATCAATGGGAGAAGTTGTCCATATGTACTCCCCACACCCACCAGTCGCTCCCAGGAACCACCACGCGCTCTGTCCTTTGGTGTCTGGAGAACGAAGTGGTCGCTCACAAGGG AGGGCACCTAGATTTGGAGTTGATTATGATGGTGGACGTTGTTCTCTTTATCGCCGAACCAAGGAGCCTGCCTGCTGTAAGGTG AGTTCCTTGCGACCAAATACAGCTCCAGGAAATGTACAGCAGCCCCCTCGCCTCCAGCCCCTTcttggctgggctgcagcagggtctgtATCAAAGGCTTCCAAACAGAAGTGCCATGCACTGGAACATTATCAGCAGTTTGCCTGTGGG gGGGAGAGCAGTGAGTTAACGTTTAGGAACCCAATGGACTACATGGCTGGCATGTCACCCTACCAGCCCCCTGCCAGCAAGCGCCGTCGTCGTCGTGTGGTGCCAGTGCCACCGCCCCGCCCGCACGTAGGGGACAGGTGCATCCCTGGGATCAGACGTGGGCTGCCCGTAGAGAGATGGTTTCACTCCACCACTGGATTCAATGAGCAGTTTTTGATCAAT aataCCAAAGGGTTCCCCAAGTCCCCATTGTGCAGCAACGCCTTGGTCACCATGATCTACCTAGGAAAGAGTAAGCATGTGTCTCTCCGTGATTACAAGGATGAAATCAAAGTCTATCAGCAATACTGTGGAACAGAAAACATTTGTGTCTATAAAGGCGACCTGTTGGAAGGAG ATACCTTCCAGTTCATCTCTAAGAGGTACCTCGGTTACCCATTCAGCCTCACCTTTTATCTCAACGGGCTCCAAGTGgacaggctgagctgctgctgtgagtaCAGAGGCTTTCAGTGTAAGAGGCCTGCCCGGCTGCGGCGCAAAAACACCTACTTCAGGGTGCTCCATGTGGCAGGAGCACCTCCTTGCTACAG GTGCTTTCTTGCGATGGGCCTGGACAAAAAGCTGTTCCCTCCCAAGAGGAAGATTAAGTACTATACGAGGTCACACATGTGTGGCTGTTCTCCTAACTGCGCGCACAGCGAgccctgtgacagcagcatggTGCAGAAATCAATTGAAGGCTCAGTGTCACTCACCATACCGAGCCAGGAAGAAAGTGTGCAAACTATTGACGAAACACTGGAGTCTGAAGAGGAGTCCAGCgaagaagatgatgatgatgaagaagaagatgaagaagaagaaatggaAGACCAATCTTATGAGGAGACCGAAGCCACCACCACTCAGGAAAACACCAGTGAAAGTG AATATGATGAAGATTTTGAAGCAGATGAAGAAGTTAATGAAGAGGGACAGACTGGTCATCAAATGAATGGAATGACAGAGTCATCCTCAGATGATAAAAACCATAATTTAGACTATGGAAAGGAGACTGAAACCTCATCTCAGAAGGCACTGCAGGCCTCTGGCTGTGAGAAAGATGAAAGTGGCAGATATTCTGGTGACAGGGACTCTGAACATGATGTACCAG AGAGAAGGCCTGCAGACTCTTTCTCATCCATGAGCACTCAGTGCAGCACTGAGACTGACTCTCATGCTGAAATGAAGGCAGACAATGTGAAGTGCAAAGAGGACTACAATATCAAAAGTACATCTGATAGTGCAGCACATGCACACTATGGAAATGAGAATGGGGAGAAGAAACTGCTCAGAGTGGAGGAAAATCAGGAGAATTCTTcactggaaaagaaaggaatagatgaagcagaaaagacaaaaccagaagATCTAACAGCAAGGGAAGATACTAGAATTTTTCATGAAAACATAATGGCAATGCAGCATGAAAACCCTGAGGTTAATGGGGAATTCAAACACACTGGGTCAGGAGAAAGTAACATTAATGAGGAGGAGAAATATCCTTCCGTGCCTTGGGATAGCAGAGTATTGAACAATGAGGATGGCAACGAAGACTCTCCTTGGTGTGAGGAAGGAGGTG TTTTTGAAGATTGCAAACCAGTCCAGGAGGAGATAGCAAAAGCAACTGGAAATGATCATCCTGTGAATTCTGACCCTGAGCCTGGTGATTTGTGTGCCAGTGAGGAAGAAAAGAACACAGCAAACACAGAGCATGCTGCCAGTGAAG CAGCAGATGGAAGTTTCCTGGCCGaagggaggagcagccctgacgtgcaggaggcagcagcagcacaggcggCACCCGCAGGGGAGGCGACAGGGCCGGGACAAGGCCTGGAGCAGCACGGTGCTGCTGAGGGAGGCGCTGGCAGCCGGGAGGCCGCAGGAAAAGCCGCAGGGGCGGCGGATTCgctgccccaggcaggcacGGGGGCTGCGCTGCGGGAATCCGCACCGCAGGAAGGCGCCGTGGCAGAGGAACATCCccggggacagggagcaggggaggcagggcagctgggcacagaggtgtcacctggggagcaggaggtgctgctggaggggatggagagagaggtggcactgggaacAGCTGCGGGAGAGGGGccagctggggcactgccagcacggGAGGCAGACACAGCCGTGCCccgggggcaggagggggctgggggcaccggtggggaggaggaggctgcagaggaaggctccagaggagcagcagggcccccagcagaggaggaggtgggTGAGGCAGTGTCCGGGGCAGGGGAgaccctggggcagggagggtcTGCAGGGAAGGACACGATGGTGGGTGCTGTGTCAGAGGGAGAGGAGCCTGCGGAGGATGCTGATGTGGCAGCAGATGGGAAGGCCAGAGCTGTGGGCCCTGAAGGAGAAAAGGTTGGTGAAGAAGAGTTTTCTGAAGGGGAGGAGGCTATGGGGAAGCCTGGGGCTCTCTGGGAAGCCCTAGGGGATGTGGAAACAGGAGAAGCAATGTCTGGAGGGGAAGGGTTTGTAAAGCCAAGTCAGTTTTCCGAGCTGAAAGTGTCAGGGCAAGAGTGTATGGAGATGGGGAaagctgtcccaggagctgcagcagcgctTGAGAGTGCTCAGGCTCtccagagagaggagaacacGGTGGAAGAGTCTGTGGAGCCTGACAAGGGTCCTGTACTGGAAGTGGCACCTGGGTTAGGGGCACTGGGCGGTGCTCGGGGGGATCCTGTCACTGAAGGGTCACAGGAGGAGAGGCTGgcagtgcaggaggaggagggtgcaGCAGAAGCACTTGGGAGTGGAAAGCCATCTGAGGGCAGCAaggcagagacagagagagcAGTGGAAGGAGAACCCGAAGGAGAGGTGGTGGGAGGGTCTGCAGGGGCGGCCGGAGCGGGCTCGGGGGATGAAGAGGAGGGCGCAGATGGAGCAGCAGGTTCAAAGGAGCCGGCAGCTGGGACGGAGGGGTGGCTGAGGTGTGGGCAAgtgagaggggaggggag GTGTCCcggggaggggctgctgggcgAGGCGGCGCCGGGGCTGTGCGGGACCCGCGCCGGGGAGCCCGGGCTGGTGGCCATCGCTGTGCTGGGCGGCCGGGCCGGCCGAGGAGCCCTGGCCGGGGGCccggcagaggctggggctggcggggcgggcacgggggCGATGGCACAGGAGGGCGTGAtaggagcagtgctgggggcacagagcggGACAGCGCCGGCAGGGCCAGAGGAGGCGGCGGCCGGGGAAGGGCTGGCCGGGGAAGGGCTGGCCGGGGAAGGGCTGGCCGGGGAAGGGCTGGCCGGGGCACCTGGGGCTggcggggcagcgggcgggtgCGAGGGCCGGCAGCGGGGCGAGGACGGGCGGCAGGAGGAGGGCATGGAGCAGGCAGCGCTGAAAGCCGAGggggagcagccctgtggaAACGCGGTGGCGGGTGTCTCGGCGAGGGCAGGGGCcgctgctggggagcaggggcagcacagcccggTCGGAGCGAGCCCAGCTGTCCCGGCAGCCGCCGACGCGGGCGAGAGGAGCCGCAGTTGCCGGCAG GATAGTGAAAACCCAGACCCACTCATCATGTCCTCAGAACAGGATGGGGAAGAAACTCTGCTCTGA